In Gracilinanus agilis isolate LMUSP501 chromosome 1, AgileGrace, whole genome shotgun sequence, the sequence CTCCTCCTAGTCTGGTTCCCCGTCGTCGTGATCGCGGTCCCCAGGGGCCCTGCCCCCGGCCGGTGCGGGAGGACGCGGGTGCAGGcggccggggccggggccggcGTCGTCTCCCGGGGCGCCCCTTCCTGTTCTTGGGCTCCTCGTCTCCCCGCAGCCGCGGACTCCCGGCCGCTGCCCCGTGGAACGCGCCCGCCGTCTCCGCCGCGGCCCCTCAGCCGCCCCAGGCGGGCAGGCTGGTGGGCAGGCTGGCCGGCAGgcgggggaaggaggggagggatagaggCACGGAGGCCGGCTGCGGGCGCCCGCGGGCCCCGGGCTCACAGGGGTCCGCGGCCGGCAGGGGTTACACGGAGGACGCAGCGCACAGGGACCCGGCTCCGCACGCCCCCGGGCGGCCGTGCCTCATCTTGCTCGTctccgctgccgccgccgccgctgccgcttAAGTCGCTGCTGCCGAAGCTGNNNNNNNNNNNNNNNNNNNNNNNNNNNNNNNNNNNNNNNNNNNNNNNNNNNNNNNNNNNNNNNNNNNNNNNNNNNNNNNNNNNNNNNNNNNNNNNNNNNNNNNNNNNNNNNNNNNNNNNNNNNNNNNNNNNNNNNNNNNNNNNNNNNNNNNNNNNNNNNNNNNNNNNNNNNNNNNNNNNNNNNNNNNNNNNNNNNNNNNNNNNNNNNNNNNNNNNNNNNNNNNNNNNNNNNNNNNNNNNNNNNNNNNNNNNNNNNNNNNNNNNNNNNNNNNNNNNNNNNNNNNNNNNNNNNNNNNNNNNNNNNNNNNNNNNNNNNNNNNNNNNNNNNNNNNNNNNNNNNNNNNNNNNNNNNNNNNNNNNNNNNNNNNNNNNNNNNNNNNNNNNNNNNNNNNNNNNNNNNNNNNNNNNNNNNNNNNNNNNNNNNNNNNNNNNNNNNNNNNNNNNNNNNNNNNNNNNNNNNNNNNNNNNNNNNNNNNNNNNNNNNNNNNNNNNNNNNNNNNNNNNNNNNNNNNNNNNNNNNNNNNNNNNNNNNNNNNNNNNNNNNNNNNNNNNNNNNNNNNNNNNNNNNNNNNNNNNNNNNNNNNNNNNNNNNNNNNNNNNNNNNNNNNNNNNNNNNNNNNNNNNNNNNNNNNNNNNNNNNNNNNNNNNNNNNNNNNNNNNNNNNNNNNNNNNNNNNNNNNNNNNNNNNNNNNNNNNNNNNNNNNNNNNNNNNNNNNNNNNNNNNNNNNNNNNNNNNNNNNNNNNNNNNNNNNNNNNNNNNNNNNNNNNNNNNNNNNNNNNNNNNNNNNNNNNNNNNNNNNNNNNNNNNNNNNNNNNNN encodes:
- the LOC123252419 gene encoding translation initiation factor IF-2-like translates to MVGTEDNQAEFPKDYYEKYMSIQHYCESTAARGRAEPGPCALRPPCNPCRPRTPVSPGPAGARSRPPCLYPSPPSPACRPACPPACPPGAAEGPRRRRRARSTGQRPGVRGCGETRSPRTGRGAPGDDAGPGPGRLHPRPPAPAGGRAPGDRDHDDGEPD